The following coding sequences lie in one Labeo rohita strain BAU-BD-2019 unplaced genomic scaffold, IGBB_LRoh.1.0 scaffold_133, whole genome shotgun sequence genomic window:
- the LOC127158084 gene encoding protein turtle-like — MVTSVKMAPPLPLIILLMIHRVSSADMSVNYSHPHICALKNSSVIMSCTYTYPTGHQINKTFWTKYPKKVGEEHPDLFDDPEYSQRLQYLGDKQQNCTIRLNHVTQKDEHMYYFRFITDKPDKKWLGRTGVNLTVTDIVSDLQVESPERVTEGDSVRLTCKSSCTLTDRATFIWYRNSQPLTERRDRNNELLLQSVRREDAGNYSCALHGHTYISPAVHLNVTDPPSLVTLYISIGVVCGVAVIITLLLIWRSRIKNRKDTHETQMNHSTPDHDRYTTFDVESTEPLYGNVTMNHSRYCDIEMSEPVYENTTCVRL, encoded by the exons ATGGTGACGTCAGTCAAAATggctcctcctcttcctctgatCATCCTGCTTATGATTCACA GGGTTTCTAGTGCTGATATGAGTGTGAATTACAGTCATCCACACATCTGTGCACTAAAGAACTCATCAGTGATAATGAGCTGCACTTATACATACCCTACTGGTCATCAGATCAATAAAACGTTCTGGACCAAATACCCTAAAAAAGTGGGTGAAGAACATCCAGATCTGTTTGATGATCCTGAATACAGTCAGAGGCTTCAGTATCTGGGAGATAAACAGCAGAACTGCACCATCAGActgaatcatgtgacacagaaagATGAACACATGTACTATTTCAGATTCATCACTGATAAACCTGATAAGAAATGGCTTGGTAGAACAGGAGTGAATCTTACTGTCACAG ATATTGTGTCAGATCTTCAGGTGGAGTCTCCTGAGAGAGTGACAGAGGGAGATTCAGTCCGTCTGACATGTAAAAGCAGCTGCACTCTGACTGACAGAGCAACATTCATCTGGTACAGAAACTCACAGCCATTAACTGAGAGAAGAGACAGAAACAATGAACTCCTGCTGCAGTCAGTCAGAAGAGAGGATGCAGGCAACTATAGCTGTGCTCTACATGGACACACTTACATCTCTCCTGCTGTTCATCTCAATGTCACAG atccTCCCAGTCTGGTGACATTGTACATATCTATTGGAGTGGTTTGTGGAGTTGCAGTTATCATCACATTGTTGCTGATTTG GAGAAGcagaataaaaaacagaaaagacacACATGAAACTCAG ATGAATCATTCCACACCTGATCATGACAGATATACAACATTTGATGTTGAATCGACTGAACCTTTGTATGGGAATGTAACA ATGAATCATTCCAGATATTGTGATATTGAGATGAGTGAACCTGTGTATGAGAATACAACA tgtGTCAGGCTGTAG
- the LOC127158082 gene encoding contactin-5 codes for MSAGETGVAMVMSVKMAPPLPLIFLLMIHRVSSADWGVSYSHSNICALINSSVIMNCTYKYPTGYQINKVFWTKNLVRVGKEHPDLSEDPEYSQRLQYLGDKQQNCTIRLNNVTQKDSHMYYFRFITDKPVGKWLGKPGVSLTVTDLQVESPERVTEGGNVTLTCKSSCTLTDRATFIWYRNSQPLTERRDRNNELLLQSVRREDAGRYSCALHGHTYISPAVYLNVTDPPGNGSVSITGSGETVEERLVILYISIGVVCGVAVIITLLLIWRSRIKKRKNTLETQMNHSTPDHDKCTASDVESTEPLYGNVTMNSSRPCDIEMSEPVYENTTCVRL; via the exons ATGAGTGCTGGAGAAACGG GTGTTGCTATGGTGATGTCAGTCAAAATggctcctcctcttcctctgatCTTCCTGCTCATGATTCACA GGGTTTCTAGTGCTGATTGGGGTGTGAGTTACAGTCATTCAAACATCTGTGCACTAATAAACTCATCAGTGATAATGAACTGCACTTATAAATACCCTACTGGATATCAGATCAATAAAGTGTTCTGGACCAAAAACCTTGTAAGAGTTGGTAAAGAGCATCCAGATCTGTCTGAGGATCCTGAATACAGTCAGAGGCTTCAGTATCTGGGAGATAAACAGCAGAACTGCACCATCAGACTGAATAATGTGACACAGAAAGATTCACACATGTACTATTTCAGATTCATCACTGATAAACCTGTTGGCAAATGGCTTGGTAAACCAGGAGTGAGTCTTACTGTCACAG aTCTTCAGGTGGAGTCTCCTGAGAGAGTGACAGAAGGAGGTAATGTCACTCTGACATGTAAAAGCAGCTGCACTCTGACTGACAGAGCAACATTCATCTGGTACAGAAACTCACAGCCATTAACTGAGAGAAGAGACAGAAACAATGAACTCCTGCTGCAGTCAGTCAGAAGAGAGGATGCAGGCAGATATAGCTGTGCTCTACATGGACACACTTACATCTCTCCTGCTGTTTATCTCAATGTCACAG atccTCCCGGGAATGGCTCAGTGTCCATAACTGGATCTGGTGAAACAGTGGAag AACGTCTGGTGATATTGTACATATCCATTGGAGTGGTTTGTGGAGTTGCAGTTATCATCACATTGTTGCTGATTTG GAGAAGCAGaataaagaagagaaaaaacacACTCGAAACTCAG ATGAATCATTCCACACCTGATCATGACAAATGTACAGCATCTGATGTTGAATCGACTGAACCTTTGTATGGGAATGTAACA ATGAATAGTTCCAGACCTTGTGATATTGAGATGAGTGAACCTGTGTATGAGAATACAACA tgtGTTAGGCTGTAG
- the LOC127158076 gene encoding NXPE family member 3-like isoform X5 — translation MVTPSTEKSNAPVCRLRQCVLLQACFLWTSFCLALWAMNGEIHIKQFQPIRHKPVPRSNNSSIISASDMGISDEEWERLQKALDWPIPDQIAYLNQSTSPVHSSFSVVGLKESYKVGEKISVTITARDHNKNLKRYGGDFFKAKLFNSELKASVYGEVVDHRDGTYSVDFLLPWEGQARVFVRLEHSSEVVQILKKYRDSSFPRSHFNGYFESGPSKTRIREVVECNLKWGADGGWKKGNCCCEYKDVRTGTVWQCERPKTLSCDKLVHHSGGRLENPLNFFEQQLFAKKLTNVAISGDENIINVLPSTAAIGTVEKCRSGLTTPVPAGFYLKDVWKSFVCNSQNFSPAQMRNCLKNKIVYLMGDSTTRQWFEYLGKKVPGIKRLDLHTHPGGGPLMAVELENNIIIHWRVHGVPLRFGRVMPITDLHYISNDIDEIAGGPHAVIVFTYCAQLVFHPITFYVFEVAKIRQSVIALLSRAPDTTIIIKSGNTAGRKSIFQSDWHVLQLNTVMREMFSDIDGVIFLDVWQMTSCHYLLENIHPGPVIIANEVDMLLSYVCPS, via the exons TCTGCAGGTTAAGACAATGTGTATTACTACAGGCTTGTTTTCTTTGGACATCATTCTGTTTG GCTCTATGGGCAATGAATGGTGAGATCCACATAAAACAATTCCAGCCCATCAGACATAAACCAGTTCCTCGAAGTAACAATTCATCCATAATATCCGCGTCTGACATGGGAATCAGTGATGAGGAGTGGGAAAGACTACAGAAGGCTCTGGACTGGCCTATTCCAGATCAAATTGCTTATCTGAATCAGAGCACAAGTCCAGTCCACTCTTCTTTCTCTGTTGTGGGACTCAAAGAGAGTTACAAAGTGGGAGAAAAGATTTCTGTTACTATCACAGCCAGAGACCACAACAAGAACCTGAAACGATATGGAGGAGATTTTTTCAAAGCAAAACTTTTCAATTCAGAGCTAaag GCGAGTGTGTATGGGGAGGTTGTGGATCATCGTGATGGGACTTACTCTGTTGATTTCCTTCTGCCCTGGGAAGGTCAAGCACGAGTTTTTGTACGTCTTGAGCACTCCAGTGAGGTTGTGCAGATTCTTAAAAAATACAGGGACTCTTCATTCCCACGCAGCCACTTTAATGGCTACTTTGAATCAGGACCCAGTAAAACCAGGATCCGTGAAGTAGTAGAATGTAATCTTAAGTGGGGTGCAGATGGAGGTTGGAAGAAAGGCAACTGCTGCTGTGAGTATAAGGATGTAAGAACAGGGACGGTGTGGCAGTGTGAGAGACCGAAGACACTTTCCTGTGACAAACTGGTTCATCATTCAGGTGGACGTTTGGAAAACccattaaatttttttgagcagcagctTTTTGCAAA AAAATTAACAAATGTTGCTATTAGTGGAGACgaaaacatcataaatgtccTTCCCAGCACTGCAGCCATTG gCACAGTGGAGAAATGCAGGTCTGGCCTGACAACACCGGTTCCTGCAGGATTTTATTTGAAAGATGTCTGGAAGTCTTTTGTATGcaacagtcaaaatttcagtcCTGCACAAATGAGAAATTGCCTTAAAAACAAGATTGTCTACTTGATGGGAGATTCTACCACGAGGCAGTGGTTTGAGTACTTAGGAAAAAAAGTTCCAG GCATAAAAAGATTGGACCTCCACACTCATCCTGGAGGAGGCCCCCTGATGGCTGTGGAGTTGGAAAATAACATCATTATTCACTGGAGGGTACATGGTGTTCCTTTGCGATTTGGTAGAGTTATGCCTATTACTGACCTGCATTACATCAGCAATGATATTGATGAAATAGCCGGTGGGCCTCATGCAGTCATTGTCTTCACATATTGTGCTCAACTGGTTTTTCACCCAATAACATTTTACGTGTTTGAAGTGGCCAAAATTCGCCAGTCCGTTATTGCACTGCTGAGCCGTGCTCCAGATACCACCATCATCATCAAGTCTGGAAACACTGCAGGACGAAAG agTATTTTTCAAAGTGATTGGCACGTGTTGCAGTTGAACACAGTGATGAGGGAGATGTTCAGTGATATTGATGGAGTCATCTTTTTAGATGTCTGGCAAATGACTTCCTGTCACTATCTACTTGAAAACATTCACCCAGGACCTGTTATCATTGCTAATGAAGTCGACATGTTGCTCTCATATGTTTGTCCTAGCTGA
- the LOC127158076 gene encoding NXPE family member 3-like isoform X4, protein MAMPSTEKTNAPVCRLRQCVLLQACFLWTSFCLALWAMNGEIHIKQFQPIRHKPVPRSNNSSIISASDMGISDEEWERLQKALDWPIPDQIAYLNQSTSPVHSSFSVVGLKESYKVGEKISVTITARDHNKNLKRYGGDFFKAKLFNSELKASVYGEVVDHRDGTYSVDFLLPWEGQARVFVRLEHSSEVVQILKKYRDSSFPRSHFNGYFESGPSKTRIREVVECNLKWGADGGWKKGNCCCEYKDVRTGTVWQCERPKTLSCDKLVHHSGGRLENPLNFFEQQLFAKKLTNVAISGDENIINVLPSTAAIGTVEKCRSGLTTPVPAGFYLKDVWKSFVCNSQNFSPAQMRNCLKNKIVYLMGDSTTRQWFEYLGKKVPGIKRLDLHTHPGGGPLMAVELENNIIIHWRVHGVPLRFGRVMPITDLHYISNDIDEIAGGPHAVIVFTYCAQLVFHPITFYVFEVAKIRQSVIALLSRAPDTTIIIKSGNTAGRKSIFQSDWHVLQLNTVMREMFSDIDGVIFLDVWQMTSCHYLLENIHPGPVIIANEVDMLLSYVCPS, encoded by the exons GCTCTATGGGCAATGAATGGTGAGATCCACATAAAACAATTCCAGCCCATCAGACATAAACCAGTTCCTCGAAGTAACAATTCATCCATAATATCCGCGTCTGACATGGGAATCAGTGATGAGGAGTGGGAAAGACTACAGAAGGCTCTGGACTGGCCTATTCCAGATCAAATTGCTTATCTGAATCAGAGCACAAGTCCAGTCCACTCTTCTTTCTCTGTTGTGGGACTCAAAGAGAGTTACAAAGTGGGAGAAAAGATTTCTGTTACTATCACAGCCAGAGACCACAACAAGAACCTGAAACGATATGGAGGAGATTTTTTCAAAGCAAAACTTTTCAATTCAGAGCTAaag GCGAGTGTGTATGGGGAGGTTGTGGATCATCGTGATGGGACTTACTCTGTTGATTTCCTTCTGCCCTGGGAAGGTCAAGCACGAGTTTTTGTACGTCTTGAGCACTCCAGTGAGGTTGTGCAGATTCTTAAAAAATACAGGGACTCTTCATTCCCACGCAGCCACTTTAATGGCTACTTTGAATCAGGACCCAGTAAAACCAGGATCCGTGAAGTAGTAGAATGTAATCTTAAGTGGGGTGCAGATGGAGGTTGGAAGAAAGGCAACTGCTGCTGTGAGTATAAGGATGTAAGAACAGGGACGGTGTGGCAGTGTGAGAGACCGAAGACACTTTCCTGTGACAAACTGGTTCATCATTCAGGTGGACGTTTGGAAAACccattaaatttttttgagcagcagctTTTTGCAAA AAAATTAACAAATGTTGCTATTAGTGGAGACgaaaacatcataaatgtccTTCCCAGCACTGCAGCCATTG gCACAGTGGAGAAATGCAGGTCTGGCCTGACAACACCGGTTCCTGCAGGATTTTATTTGAAAGATGTCTGGAAGTCTTTTGTATGcaacagtcaaaatttcagtcCTGCACAAATGAGAAATTGCCTTAAAAACAAGATTGTCTACTTGATGGGAGATTCTACCACGAGGCAGTGGTTTGAGTACTTAGGAAAAAAAGTTCCAG GCATAAAAAGATTGGACCTCCACACTCATCCTGGAGGAGGCCCCCTGATGGCTGTGGAGTTGGAAAATAACATCATTATTCACTGGAGGGTACATGGTGTTCCTTTGCGATTTGGTAGAGTTATGCCTATTACTGACCTGCATTACATCAGCAATGATATTGATGAAATAGCCGGTGGGCCTCATGCAGTCATTGTCTTCACATATTGTGCTCAACTGGTTTTTCACCCAATAACATTTTACGTGTTTGAAGTGGCCAAAATTCGCCAGTCCGTTATTGCACTGCTGAGCCGTGCTCCAGATACCACCATCATCATCAAGTCTGGAAACACTGCAGGACGAAAG agTATTTTTCAAAGTGATTGGCACGTGTTGCAGTTGAACACAGTGATGAGGGAGATGTTCAGTGATATTGATGGAGTCATCTTTTTAGATGTCTGGCAAATGACTTCCTGTCACTATCTACTTGAAAACATTCACCCAGGACCTGTTATCATTGCTAATGAAGTCGACATGTTGCTCTCATATGTTTGTCCTAGCTGA
- the LOC127158076 gene encoding NXPE family member 3-like isoform X3: MAMPSTRKSNAPVCRLRQCVLLQACFLWTSFCLALWAMNGEIHIKQFQPIRHKPVPRSNNSSIISASDMGISDEEWERLQKALDWPIPDQIAYLNQSTSPVHSSFSVVGLKESYKVGEKISVTITARDHNKNLKRYGGDFFKAKLFNSELKASVYGEVVDHRDGTYSVDFLLPWEGQARVFVRLEHSSEVVQILKKYRDSSFPRSHFNGYFESGPSKTRIREVVECNLKWGADGGWKKGNCCCEYKDVRTGTVWQCERPKTLSCDKLVHHSGGRLENPLNFFEQQLFAKKLTNVAISGDENIINVLPSTAAIGTVEKCRSGLTTPVPAGFYLKDVWKSFVCNSQNFSPAQMRNCLKNKIVYLMGDSTTRQWFEYLGKKVPGIKRLDLHTHPGGGPLMAVELENNIIIHWRVHGVPLRFGRVMPITDLHYISNDIDEIAGGPHAVIVFTYCAQLVFHPITFYVFEVAKIRQSVIALLSRAPDTTIIIKSGNTAGRKSIFQSDWHVLQLNTVMREMFSDIDGVIFLDVWQMTSCHYLLENIHPGPVIIANEVDMLLSYVCPS, from the exons ATGGCCATGCCATCTACCAGGAAATCGAACGCACCAG TCTGCAGGTTAAGACAATGTGTATTACTACAGGCTTGTTTTCTTTGGACATCATTCTGTTTG GCTCTATGGGCAATGAATGGTGAGATCCACATAAAACAATTCCAGCCCATCAGACATAAACCAGTTCCTCGAAGTAACAATTCATCCATAATATCCGCGTCTGACATGGGAATCAGTGATGAGGAGTGGGAAAGACTACAGAAGGCTCTGGACTGGCCTATTCCAGATCAAATTGCTTATCTGAATCAGAGCACAAGTCCAGTCCACTCTTCTTTCTCTGTTGTGGGACTCAAAGAGAGTTACAAAGTGGGAGAAAAGATTTCTGTTACTATCACAGCCAGAGACCACAACAAGAACCTGAAACGATATGGAGGAGATTTTTTCAAAGCAAAACTTTTCAATTCAGAGCTAaag GCGAGTGTGTATGGGGAGGTTGTGGATCATCGTGATGGGACTTACTCTGTTGATTTCCTTCTGCCCTGGGAAGGTCAAGCACGAGTTTTTGTACGTCTTGAGCACTCCAGTGAGGTTGTGCAGATTCTTAAAAAATACAGGGACTCTTCATTCCCACGCAGCCACTTTAATGGCTACTTTGAATCAGGACCCAGTAAAACCAGGATCCGTGAAGTAGTAGAATGTAATCTTAAGTGGGGTGCAGATGGAGGTTGGAAGAAAGGCAACTGCTGCTGTGAGTATAAGGATGTAAGAACAGGGACGGTGTGGCAGTGTGAGAGACCGAAGACACTTTCCTGTGACAAACTGGTTCATCATTCAGGTGGACGTTTGGAAAACccattaaatttttttgagcagcagctTTTTGCAAA AAAATTAACAAATGTTGCTATTAGTGGAGACgaaaacatcataaatgtccTTCCCAGCACTGCAGCCATTG gCACAGTGGAGAAATGCAGGTCTGGCCTGACAACACCGGTTCCTGCAGGATTTTATTTGAAAGATGTCTGGAAGTCTTTTGTATGcaacagtcaaaatttcagtcCTGCACAAATGAGAAATTGCCTTAAAAACAAGATTGTCTACTTGATGGGAGATTCTACCACGAGGCAGTGGTTTGAGTACTTAGGAAAAAAAGTTCCAG GCATAAAAAGATTGGACCTCCACACTCATCCTGGAGGAGGCCCCCTGATGGCTGTGGAGTTGGAAAATAACATCATTATTCACTGGAGGGTACATGGTGTTCCTTTGCGATTTGGTAGAGTTATGCCTATTACTGACCTGCATTACATCAGCAATGATATTGATGAAATAGCCGGTGGGCCTCATGCAGTCATTGTCTTCACATATTGTGCTCAACTGGTTTTTCACCCAATAACATTTTACGTGTTTGAAGTGGCCAAAATTCGCCAGTCCGTTATTGCACTGCTGAGCCGTGCTCCAGATACCACCATCATCATCAAGTCTGGAAACACTGCAGGACGAAAG agTATTTTTCAAAGTGATTGGCACGTGTTGCAGTTGAACACAGTGATGAGGGAGATGTTCAGTGATATTGATGGAGTCATCTTTTTAGATGTCTGGCAAATGACTTCCTGTCACTATCTACTTGAAAACATTCACCCAGGACCTGTTATCATTGCTAATGAAGTCGACATGTTGCTCTCATATGTTTGTCCTAGCTGA
- the LOC127158076 gene encoding NXPE family member 3-like isoform X6, giving the protein MAMPSTEKTNAPVCRLRQCVLLQACFLWTSFCLALWAMNGEIHIKQFQPIRHKPVPRSNNSSIISASDMGISDEEWERLQKALDWPIPDQIAYLNQSTSPVHSSFSVVGLKESYKVGEKISVTITARDHNKNLKRYGGDFFKAKLFNSELKASVYGEVVDHRDGTYSVDFLLPWEGQARVFVRLEHSSEVVQILKKYRDSSFPRSHFNGYFESGPSKTRIREVVECNLKWGADGGWKKGNCCCEYKDVRTGTVWQCERPKTLSCDKLVHHSGGRLENPLNFFEQQLFAKKLTNVAISGDENIINVLPSTAAIGTVEKCRSGLTTPVPAGFYLKDVWKSFVCNSQNFSPAQMRNCLKNKIVYLMGDSTTRQWFEYLGKKVPGIKRLDLHTHPGGGPLMAVELENNIIIHWRVHGVPLRFGRVMPITDLHYISNDIDEIAGGPHAVIVFTYCAQLVFHPITFYVFEVAKIRQSVIALLSRAPDTTIIIKSGNTAGRKSIFQSDWHVLQLNTVMREMFSDIDGVIFLDVWQMTSCHYLLENIHPGPVIIANEVDMLLSYVCPS; this is encoded by the exons TCTGCAGGTTAAGACAATGTGTATTACTACAGGCTTGTTTTCTTTGGACATCATTCTGTTTG GCTCTATGGGCAATGAATGGTGAGATCCACATAAAACAATTCCAGCCCATCAGACATAAACCAGTTCCTCGAAGTAACAATTCATCCATAATATCCGCGTCTGACATGGGAATCAGTGATGAGGAGTGGGAAAGACTACAGAAGGCTCTGGACTGGCCTATTCCAGATCAAATTGCTTATCTGAATCAGAGCACAAGTCCAGTCCACTCTTCTTTCTCTGTTGTGGGACTCAAAGAGAGTTACAAAGTGGGAGAAAAGATTTCTGTTACTATCACAGCCAGAGACCACAACAAGAACCTGAAACGATATGGAGGAGATTTTTTCAAAGCAAAACTTTTCAATTCAGAGCTAaag GCGAGTGTGTATGGGGAGGTTGTGGATCATCGTGATGGGACTTACTCTGTTGATTTCCTTCTGCCCTGGGAAGGTCAAGCACGAGTTTTTGTACGTCTTGAGCACTCCAGTGAGGTTGTGCAGATTCTTAAAAAATACAGGGACTCTTCATTCCCACGCAGCCACTTTAATGGCTACTTTGAATCAGGACCCAGTAAAACCAGGATCCGTGAAGTAGTAGAATGTAATCTTAAGTGGGGTGCAGATGGAGGTTGGAAGAAAGGCAACTGCTGCTGTGAGTATAAGGATGTAAGAACAGGGACGGTGTGGCAGTGTGAGAGACCGAAGACACTTTCCTGTGACAAACTGGTTCATCATTCAGGTGGACGTTTGGAAAACccattaaatttttttgagcagcagctTTTTGCAAA AAAATTAACAAATGTTGCTATTAGTGGAGACgaaaacatcataaatgtccTTCCCAGCACTGCAGCCATTG gCACAGTGGAGAAATGCAGGTCTGGCCTGACAACACCGGTTCCTGCAGGATTTTATTTGAAAGATGTCTGGAAGTCTTTTGTATGcaacagtcaaaatttcagtcCTGCACAAATGAGAAATTGCCTTAAAAACAAGATTGTCTACTTGATGGGAGATTCTACCACGAGGCAGTGGTTTGAGTACTTAGGAAAAAAAGTTCCAG GCATAAAAAGATTGGACCTCCACACTCATCCTGGAGGAGGCCCCCTGATGGCTGTGGAGTTGGAAAATAACATCATTATTCACTGGAGGGTACATGGTGTTCCTTTGCGATTTGGTAGAGTTATGCCTATTACTGACCTGCATTACATCAGCAATGATATTGATGAAATAGCCGGTGGGCCTCATGCAGTCATTGTCTTCACATATTGTGCTCAACTGGTTTTTCACCCAATAACATTTTACGTGTTTGAAGTGGCCAAAATTCGCCAGTCCGTTATTGCACTGCTGAGCCGTGCTCCAGATACCACCATCATCATCAAGTCTGGAAACACTGCAGGACGAAAG agTATTTTTCAAAGTGATTGGCACGTGTTGCAGTTGAACACAGTGATGAGGGAGATGTTCAGTGATATTGATGGAGTCATCTTTTTAGATGTCTGGCAAATGACTTCCTGTCACTATCTACTTGAAAACATTCACCCAGGACCTGTTATCATTGCTAATGAAGTCGACATGTTGCTCTCATATGTTTGTCCTAGCTGA